One genomic segment of Actinomycetota bacterium includes these proteins:
- a CDS encoding O-methyltransferase, translated as MDIVDPRIEAYTASLHARHDEPVLLEMEAEARELGFPIVGRNVGVTLWTLAASIGARRVFELGSGFGYSAYWFAKATGAEGEIHLTDGDAANERKAADYLGRAGVWERVTYHVGDALTSFAAVDGEFDVVYDDIDKHGYPDAWRAARDRVRMGGLYICDNTLWYGRVPPDGEPPDDLTGAIREHNAMVAADDRYVTTILPIRDGVLVALRTS; from the coding sequence ATGGACATCGTCGACCCTCGCATCGAGGCCTACACCGCGTCGCTCCACGCCCGCCACGACGAGCCCGTGCTGCTCGAGATGGAAGCCGAGGCGCGCGAGCTCGGCTTTCCGATCGTCGGGCGGAACGTCGGCGTCACGCTCTGGACGCTCGCCGCATCGATCGGCGCTCGTCGCGTGTTCGAGCTGGGCTCGGGCTTCGGGTACTCGGCCTACTGGTTCGCGAAGGCCACCGGCGCCGAGGGCGAGATCCACCTTACCGACGGCGACGCCGCCAACGAGCGGAAGGCGGCCGACTACCTGGGGCGCGCCGGCGTCTGGGAGCGTGTCACGTATCACGTCGGCGACGCGCTCACCTCGTTCGCGGCCGTCGACGGCGAGTTCGACGTCGTCTACGACGACATCGACAAGCACGGGTATCCCGATGCCTGGCGTGCCGCTCGCGACCGGGTACGCATGGGGGGCCTCTACATCTGCGACAACACGCTCTGGTACGGGCGGGTGCCGCCCGACGGCGAGCCGCCGGACGACCTCACCGGCGCGATCCGCGAGCACAACGCGATGGTGGCGGCCGACGACCGCTACGTAACGACGATCCTGCCGATCCGCGACGGCGTGTTGGTGGCCCTCCGCACGTCATGA
- a CDS encoding methylmalonyl-CoA mutase family protein: MAPGDERRTTDSGIELQPVYTADDLAARGFDPARDLGEPGEYPFTRGVYPTMYRHRLWTMRQYAGMATADETNARFRYLLDQGQTGLSVAFDLPTQMGLDSDHPRAEGEVGKTGVAIDSVDDMARLLEGLPLDRVSTSMTINATAPMLLLLYELVAEDQGVASTDISGTVQNDILKEYAARGTYIYPPGPSMRLITDLFAYCGERIPRWNTISISGYHMREAGSTAAQEIAFTLADGIAYVQAALDAGLGVDDFAPRLSFFFACHMHFFEEIAKFRAARRMWARIMRERFEAKDPRSWMLRFHTQTGGATLTAQQPEVNIVRTALEALAAVLGGTQSLHTNAFDEALALPTQHSATIALRTQQVIGYEPGLTETVDPVAGSYYVESLTDELERLATDYIGKIDAMGGAVRAIEAGFYQEEIHEAAFRIQQGIESGERVVVGVNRFVDAEEQPVELQRISEAETAQQVERVRALRASRDQAVVDAALDAVAETAGGTGNLLPPMKDALRARATLGEVSDALRGVFGEYRPTV; encoded by the coding sequence ATGGCACCCGGCGACGAGCGACGCACCACCGATTCCGGCATCGAGCTGCAGCCCGTCTACACCGCCGACGACCTGGCGGCGCGCGGGTTCGACCCGGCGCGCGATCTCGGCGAGCCGGGGGAGTACCCGTTCACGCGCGGCGTGTATCCGACGATGTATCGCCACCGCCTCTGGACGATGCGCCAGTACGCCGGCATGGCGACCGCCGACGAGACGAACGCGCGCTTCCGGTACCTGCTCGACCAAGGGCAGACCGGCCTGTCGGTGGCCTTCGACCTCCCGACGCAGATGGGCCTCGACTCGGACCACCCCCGCGCCGAGGGCGAGGTCGGCAAGACCGGCGTCGCGATCGATTCCGTCGACGACATGGCGAGGCTGCTCGAGGGCCTCCCGCTCGATCGCGTCTCGACGTCAATGACGATCAACGCGACCGCGCCGATGCTGCTGCTGCTCTACGAGCTCGTCGCCGAGGACCAGGGCGTGGCCTCGACCGACATCAGCGGCACCGTGCAGAACGACATCCTGAAGGAGTACGCGGCGCGCGGAACCTACATCTATCCGCCCGGCCCGTCGATGCGCCTGATCACCGACCTGTTCGCGTACTGCGGCGAGCGCATCCCCCGCTGGAACACGATCTCGATCAGCGGCTACCACATGCGGGAAGCCGGCTCGACCGCCGCCCAGGAGATCGCGTTCACGCTCGCCGACGGCATCGCCTACGTGCAGGCCGCGCTCGACGCGGGGCTCGGCGTCGACGACTTCGCGCCACGCCTCTCGTTCTTCTTCGCCTGCCACATGCACTTCTTCGAGGAGATCGCGAAGTTCCGCGCGGCCCGGCGCATGTGGGCGCGCATCATGCGCGAGCGGTTCGAGGCGAAGGACCCGAGGAGCTGGATGCTGCGGTTCCACACGCAGACCGGCGGCGCGACGCTCACGGCGCAGCAGCCCGAGGTGAACATCGTGCGCACGGCCCTCGAGGCGCTCGCCGCCGTGCTCGGCGGCACCCAGTCGCTGCACACGAACGCGTTCGACGAGGCGCTCGCGCTCCCGACCCAGCACAGCGCCACGATCGCGCTGCGCACGCAGCAGGTGATCGGCTACGAGCCGGGCCTGACCGAGACGGTCGACCCGGTCGCGGGCTCGTACTACGTCGAATCGCTCACCGACGAGCTCGAACGTCTCGCGACCGACTACATCGGGAAGATCGATGCGATGGGCGGCGCCGTGCGCGCGATCGAGGCGGGCTTCTACCAGGAGGAGATCCACGAGGCCGCGTTCCGCATCCAGCAGGGCATCGAGTCGGGGGAGCGGGTGGTCGTCGGCGTGAACCGGTTCGTCGACGCCGAGGAACAGCCGGTCGAGCTGCAGCGCATCTCTGAAGCGGAGACCGCCCAGCAGGTCGAGCGCGTGCGGGCGCTGCGCGCGAGTCGGGACCAGGCGGTCGTCGACGCCGCCCTCGACGCGGTGGCCGAGACCGCCGGTGGGACGGGCAACCTGCTGCCGCCGATGAAGGACGCGCTCAGGGCTCGCGCGACCCTCGGCGAGGTGAGCGACGCCCTGCGAGGGGTATTCGGCGAGTACCGGCCCACCGTCTGA
- a CDS encoding DUF4397 domain-containing protein, producing the protein MRKRSLGALAAGALVIGLLVGGVSAGPVTDATVFLAHGIPGQKVDVYIAGDEVLSNWRYGKVATLENVAPGVYKVKVRTPAQSGKGTLLVGASLEIEAGDNVTVVAYVKSGDPFLQAFDNDVVFTDIGDAILQVRHTAKAPKVDVWANGTEITPGDGIAKGEEFALEVPPGVYAYWAAAHNDFVPVIGPDVSELEAAHAYQVMAVGTNASNYRFIVIDQDFTPPPA; encoded by the coding sequence ATGAGGAAGCGATCCCTCGGAGCGCTCGCGGCGGGAGCCCTCGTGATCGGCCTGCTCGTCGGTGGAGTGTCGGCCGGTCCGGTCACCGACGCGACGGTGTTCCTCGCGCACGGCATCCCGGGCCAGAAGGTCGACGTGTACATCGCAGGCGACGAGGTGCTGTCGAACTGGCGCTACGGCAAGGTGGCGACGCTCGAGAACGTCGCGCCCGGCGTCTACAAGGTGAAGGTGCGCACGCCCGCCCAGTCCGGCAAGGGCACCCTGCTCGTCGGCGCCTCGCTCGAGATCGAGGCGGGCGACAACGTCACGGTGGTCGCCTACGTGAAGTCGGGTGACCCGTTCCTGCAGGCGTTCGACAACGACGTCGTGTTCACCGACATCGGCGACGCGATCCTGCAGGTCCGGCACACGGCGAAGGCGCCGAAGGTCGATGTGTGGGCCAACGGGACCGAGATCACGCCGGGCGACGGCATCGCCAAGGGTGAGGAGTTCGCCCTCGAGGTGCCGCCGGGCGTCTACGCGTACTGGGCGGCCGCCCACAACGACTTCGTGCCCGTGATCGGGCCCGACGTCTCCGAGCTGGAGGCTGCACACGCCTACCAGGTCATGGCGGTCGGCACGAACGCGTCGAACTACCGGTTCATCGTGATCGACCAGGACTTCACGCCGCCTCCGGCGTGA
- the npdG gene encoding NADPH-dependent F420 reductase: MDVAIVGGTGKEGFGLALRLLLAGHRVTIGSRSSERATDAVTRAKEALGEAVDVEGAENAPSVLGADIVVVTVPFAGMIEIYASIAPALQHGQVVLDATSPLMAAVGGKAWEAIRPWQGSAAELAASLVPDGVSVVAGFHTIGAHTLMALDEEIASDALLCADDETAKRRVGELIDSVPGMRWVDAGPLANARLTEPLTPLIIMINRRYRLKDGGFRITGRDGWGAPEP; the protein is encoded by the coding sequence ATGGACGTCGCGATCGTCGGGGGCACGGGGAAGGAAGGCTTCGGCCTCGCGCTGCGCCTGCTCCTGGCCGGCCACCGGGTGACGATCGGCTCGCGGTCGTCCGAGCGAGCGACCGACGCGGTCACGCGGGCTAAGGAAGCGCTCGGCGAAGCCGTCGACGTCGAGGGGGCGGAGAACGCGCCGTCGGTGCTCGGCGCCGACATCGTCGTCGTGACCGTGCCCTTCGCCGGCATGATCGAGATCTACGCCTCGATCGCCCCCGCCCTGCAGCATGGACAGGTCGTGCTCGACGCGACGAGCCCGCTGATGGCGGCGGTCGGCGGCAAGGCGTGGGAGGCGATCCGCCCCTGGCAGGGATCGGCGGCCGAGCTGGCGGCCTCACTCGTGCCCGACGGCGTCTCGGTGGTGGCCGGCTTCCACACGATCGGCGCACACACCCTGATGGCGCTCGACGAGGAGATCGCGTCCGACGCGCTGCTCTGCGCCGACGACGAGACGGCGAAGCGAAGGGTCGGGGAGCTGATCGACTCCGTGCCCGGCATGCGTTGGGTCGACGCCGGGCCGCTCGCGAACGCCCGGCTCACCGAGCCGCTCACCCCGCTGATCATCATGATCAACCGGCGCTACAGACTGAAGGACGGCGGGTTCCGCATCACGGGCCGTGACGGGTGGGGGGCGCCCGAGCCATGA
- a CDS encoding alpha/beta fold hydrolase, translated as MSCPGRLVEIDDTSLWVVERGHDDGVPLLVLHGGPGLDHHEFADYLDPLTERGVRLVLVDLRACGRSERPSPQTWTLERHAQDVVMLGRAMHLERWAVLGHSYGAFVALQQAVDYPGSAAAVIVSSGVPSARFLERVDENLRALEPADLRDQVAASFAREPEVSTSKEFEDLMRDQWPFHFAFPGDSRIEEYRLRSAGMIYSPDVLRHFAGGEQGAIEVEDRLDEVSVPTLVLAGRSDRTCVPEASAAIADGIADAQLLVFEASGHMTFVEEPEVYLEAVSRFLGWKEDEDEG; from the coding sequence ATGAGCTGTCCGGGCCGTTTGGTGGAGATCGACGACACCTCCCTCTGGGTGGTCGAGCGTGGTCATGACGACGGTGTGCCGCTGCTCGTCCTGCACGGCGGGCCTGGGCTCGACCATCACGAGTTCGCCGACTACCTCGATCCGCTCACCGAGCGGGGGGTACGCCTCGTGCTCGTCGATCTCCGGGCGTGTGGGCGCTCCGAGCGGCCGTCACCACAGACATGGACGCTCGAGCGTCATGCGCAAGACGTGGTCATGCTCGGCCGGGCGATGCACCTCGAGCGCTGGGCGGTGTTGGGGCACTCCTACGGCGCCTTCGTAGCGCTGCAGCAGGCGGTCGACTACCCGGGCTCGGCGGCGGCCGTGATCGTGAGCAGCGGTGTTCCCTCTGCGCGGTTCCTCGAGCGCGTCGACGAGAACCTTCGCGCGCTCGAGCCCGCTGACCTGCGCGACCAGGTGGCCGCGTCGTTCGCGCGCGAGCCCGAGGTGTCGACGTCCAAGGAATTCGAGGACCTGATGCGCGATCAATGGCCGTTCCACTTCGCGTTCCCGGGCGACTCCCGGATCGAGGAGTACCGGCTGCGCAGCGCCGGCATGATCTACTCGCCCGACGTGCTGCGGCATTTCGCCGGCGGCGAGCAGGGCGCGATCGAGGTCGAGGATCGTCTCGACGAGGTGTCCGTTCCTACGCTGGTGCTTGCCGGCCGCTCGGATCGCACCTGCGTTCCCGAGGCGTCGGCGGCGATCGCGGACGGGATCGCGGACGCCCAGCTGCTGGTCTTCGAGGCCAGCGGGCACATGACGTTCGTGGAAGAGCCTGAGGTCTACCTCGAGGCGGTGTCGCGGTTCCTGGGCTGGAAGGAAGACGAGGACGAAGGCTAG
- a CDS encoding biotin carboxylase N-terminal domain-containing protein codes for MRPKVLIANRGEIAVRIIRTCRELGMTSVAVYSDADRDAMHVEMADQAFRIGPAQASSSYLSIEAIVDAARRAKATLIHPGYGFLSERAHFAEAVAEAGLTFVGPPPQAIEMMGDKAAARRAADASGMPIVPGTPEPVDAKQARKQAERIGFPLLVKAAFGGGGKGMHIVRDAGHLEEALKRGAREAQSYFGRPEVFLERYVDRAHHVEAQILADTHGNVVFLGERDCTVQRRHQKLIEETPSTAIDDTMRQRLADASIALARETGYVNAGTIECIVDEDGDFYFLEMNTRLQVEHTVTEMVTGLDLVALQLEIAMGASIAGLSVEPRGAAIECRINAEDPGRNFMPGPGHITGYVEPAGPFVRVDAGFGQGGEIPGDYDSMFAKLIVAGTDREQARRRMIRALGEYTVEGVPTTIPAHLWVLESKEFKTGRHTTTWAERALAEADLPAQAELGPSGPTAREGRPADILVEVDGHRVPVRVFDERRGVAPKPPEAHAAGHQEHVHGEVRAEMQGTIVKVLVEKGQDIRAGEVICILEAMKMENHIAATRDGEVTDLPIRAGQVVETGQVLAVID; via the coding sequence ATGAGGCCCAAGGTGCTGATCGCGAACCGCGGCGAGATCGCCGTCCGCATCATCCGCACCTGTCGCGAACTCGGTATGACGAGCGTCGCCGTCTACTCCGACGCGGACCGCGACGCCATGCACGTGGAGATGGCCGACCAGGCCTTCCGTATCGGGCCGGCCCAGGCCTCGTCCTCGTACCTGTCGATCGAGGCGATCGTCGACGCGGCCCGTCGCGCCAAGGCGACGCTGATCCACCCCGGGTACGGCTTCTTGTCGGAGCGGGCCCACTTCGCCGAGGCCGTGGCCGAGGCGGGGCTCACGTTCGTCGGCCCGCCGCCGCAGGCGATCGAGATGATGGGTGACAAGGCGGCCGCCCGCCGCGCCGCGGACGCGAGCGGCATGCCGATCGTGCCCGGCACGCCCGAGCCCGTCGACGCGAAGCAGGCGAGGAAGCAGGCCGAGCGCATCGGGTTCCCGTTGCTCGTGAAGGCCGCCTTCGGTGGCGGCGGCAAGGGCATGCACATCGTGCGCGACGCCGGCCACCTCGAGGAGGCGCTGAAGCGCGGGGCGCGTGAGGCGCAGTCCTACTTCGGGCGACCCGAAGTCTTCCTCGAACGCTACGTGGACCGCGCCCACCACGTCGAGGCGCAGATCCTCGCTGATACCCACGGCAACGTCGTGTTCCTCGGGGAACGCGACTGCACCGTGCAACGGCGCCACCAGAAGCTGATCGAGGAGACACCCTCGACCGCGATCGACGACACGATGCGCCAGCGGCTCGCCGACGCGTCGATCGCGCTCGCGCGCGAGACCGGCTACGTGAACGCAGGCACGATCGAGTGCATCGTCGACGAGGACGGCGACTTCTACTTCCTGGAGATGAACACGCGCCTGCAGGTGGAGCACACCGTGACCGAGATGGTCACGGGCCTCGACCTCGTCGCCCTGCAGCTCGAGATCGCGATGGGCGCCTCGATCGCCGGTCTCTCCGTCGAGCCGAGGGGAGCCGCGATCGAATGCCGCATCAACGCCGAGGATCCCGGGCGAAACTTCATGCCGGGGCCAGGGCACATCACCGGCTACGTCGAGCCCGCCGGCCCCTTCGTCCGCGTCGACGCCGGATTCGGCCAGGGGGGGGAGATCCCCGGCGACTACGACTCGATGTTCGCGAAGCTGATCGTCGCGGGCACCGACCGCGAGCAGGCCCGCCGGCGGATGATCCGCGCGCTCGGCGAGTACACGGTCGAGGGTGTGCCGACCACGATCCCTGCGCATCTGTGGGTGCTCGAGTCCAAGGAATTCAAGACGGGACGCCACACGACCACGTGGGCCGAGCGCGCCCTCGCCGAGGCCGACCTGCCGGCGCAGGCCGAGCTCGGCCCGTCGGGCCCGACGGCGCGTGAGGGACGCCCTGCCGACATCCTCGTGGAGGTCGACGGCCACCGGGTGCCCGTGCGCGTGTTCGACGAGCGCCGCGGCGTGGCCCCCAAGCCCCCCGAGGCCCACGCCGCCGGCCACCAGGAGCACGTGCATGGAGAGGTCCGCGCCGAGATGCAGGGCACGATCGTCAAGGTGCTGGTCGAGAAGGGTCAGGACATCAGGGCGGGCGAGGTGATCTGCATCCTCGAGGCGATGAAGATGGAGAACCACATCGCCGCCACCCGCGACGGCGAGGTCACCGACCTGCCGATCCGCGCCGGCCAGGTCGTCGAGACCGGCCAGGTTCTCGCGGTGATCGACTAG
- a CDS encoding biotin--[acetyl-CoA-carboxylase] ligase codes for MTATELERAAALAGLSASVHWQEVTGSTNADAVALAEDGAHEWTLVGAGHQTAGRGRRGRTWLDRPGDSLMTSLVLRPAMRPDRLGLLTLLAGAAWAEAATDATSLEVRCKWPNDLLVAGRKVGGVLAESSVQGDEVRWVVIGSGVNLADPGVEDAGGLGEVDRAPLLGGFLARFARGYRMPPATFVGEVVGRWSAVSATLGRQVAAVAIDGTRREGVAVAIDPWGRLVLETADGPVAVASDDVEHLR; via the coding sequence ATGACGGCGACCGAACTGGAACGAGCCGCAGCCCTCGCGGGTCTCTCCGCCTCCGTGCACTGGCAGGAGGTTACCGGGTCCACGAACGCCGACGCCGTCGCGCTCGCCGAGGACGGCGCTCACGAGTGGACGCTCGTCGGCGCCGGACACCAGACGGCCGGGCGAGGCCGGAGAGGCCGGACCTGGCTCGACCGCCCCGGCGATTCGCTCATGACCTCGCTCGTGCTCCGCCCGGCGATGCGCCCCGACCGGCTGGGCCTGCTGACGCTGCTCGCCGGCGCCGCCTGGGCGGAGGCGGCGACGGACGCGACGAGCCTCGAGGTGCGCTGCAAGTGGCCCAACGACCTGCTCGTGGCCGGACGGAAGGTGGGTGGCGTGCTGGCCGAGTCCTCGGTGCAGGGCGACGAGGTGCGATGGGTCGTGATCGGCTCCGGAGTGAACCTCGCGGACCCGGGCGTCGAGGACGCCGGGGGGCTCGGTGAGGTCGACCGGGCCCCACTGCTCGGTGGGTTCCTCGCGCGCTTCGCGCGCGGATATCGGATGCCCCCGGCGACGTTCGTGGGCGAGGTCGTCGGGCGCTGGTCCGCGGTCTCGGCCACCCTGGGGCGGCAGGTGGCGGCGGTCGCCATCGACGGTACCCGCCGAGAGGGCGTCGCCGTCGCGATCGATCCATGGGGACGGCTGGTGCTCGAGACCGCCGACGGTCCGGTGGCCGTGGCGTCCGACGACGTCGAGCACCTCCGCTGA
- a CDS encoding PH domain-containing protein has protein sequence MFPRKLLIPGEEVVLELRPHPVALAMPVIALLVGTAFASWLSTKIDGVVVWVAWAAWLALMLGFVVPKAVAWWTSIFVVSTDRVISREGFIAKRSMEIPLEQVNDVRFEQGIFDRIVGAGTLLIQSASTSGTNSFDHIRHPEEVQRTIFHQGELNQQRSAHRSASAAPARPDGSGAPPASPSVTIELERLADLRARGVLTEEEFQAQKARILGKG, from the coding sequence ATGTTCCCTCGGAAGCTGCTGATCCCGGGTGAAGAGGTCGTCCTGGAGCTGCGGCCGCATCCGGTCGCGCTGGCCATGCCGGTGATCGCGCTCCTGGTCGGCACCGCCTTCGCGTCATGGCTCTCCACGAAGATCGACGGCGTCGTGGTCTGGGTCGCCTGGGCGGCGTGGCTCGCGCTGATGCTCGGGTTCGTCGTGCCGAAGGCGGTCGCGTGGTGGACCTCGATCTTCGTGGTCTCGACCGACCGGGTGATCAGCCGCGAGGGGTTCATCGCGAAGCGCTCGATGGAGATCCCGCTGGAGCAGGTGAACGACGTGCGGTTCGAGCAGGGCATCTTCGACCGCATCGTGGGTGCGGGCACCCTGCTGATCCAGTCGGCGAGCACGAGCGGAACGAACTCGTTCGACCACATCCGTCACCCCGAGGAGGTGCAGCGGACCATCTTCCATCAGGGGGAGCTGAACCAGCAGCGGTCCGCCCATCGCTCGGCCTCGGCGGCTCCCGCGCGCCCCGACGGCTCGGGCGCGCCGCCCGCGTCGCCGTCCGTCACGATCGAGCTGGAGCGCCTGGCCGACCTGCGCGCGCGGGGCGTGCTGACCGAGGAGGAGTTCCAGGCCCAGAAGGCCCGCATCCTCGGCAAGGGCTGA
- a CDS encoding potassium channel protein translates to MNGTARGSDLSRRVRWTFAALVAVFVFGVLGYWVLEDWSFLDAVYMTVITLTTVGFREVRPLDTNGRVFTIVLLVMGVGLALISVALIAQMVAESQLGARSRRRRMERDIDRLRDHTIICAYGRVGRAVARELRANGRAFVVIDPQEDLRERMEADGVPFLIDDPSSEAVLKRAGVERAHSLVCAVDSDATNVYITLIARSIRPDLQIVARASEPGSPERLERAGADRVVSPFVTSGQHMAKMAMRPELVDVLGEEEEGRPALSVEERVVAHGSTLEGRPVADAGGPVLAVRRVGGQVIANPAGDLLLAEGDTVLVLAAEPASTGPA, encoded by the coding sequence GTGAACGGCACGGCCCGAGGCTCGGACCTGTCACGGCGCGTCCGATGGACGTTCGCCGCGCTCGTGGCCGTGTTCGTGTTCGGCGTGCTCGGGTACTGGGTGCTCGAGGACTGGTCGTTCCTCGACGCCGTCTACATGACGGTGATCACGCTCACCACGGTCGGGTTCAGAGAGGTCCGCCCACTCGACACCAACGGGCGAGTGTTCACGATCGTGCTGCTCGTGATGGGGGTCGGCCTGGCGCTGATCTCGGTGGCGTTGATCGCGCAGATGGTGGCCGAGAGCCAGCTCGGGGCGCGGAGCAGGAGGAGACGCATGGAACGCGACATCGACCGGCTTCGGGACCACACGATCATCTGCGCCTACGGCAGGGTCGGGCGAGCGGTCGCGCGGGAACTGCGCGCGAACGGACGGGCATTCGTCGTGATCGACCCGCAGGAGGATCTGCGCGAGCGCATGGAAGCCGACGGGGTGCCCTTCCTGATCGACGACCCCTCGAGCGAGGCGGTCCTCAAGCGCGCCGGCGTCGAGCGGGCGCACTCGCTCGTCTGCGCGGTCGACTCCGACGCGACGAACGTCTACATCACCTTGATCGCCCGCTCGATCCGGCCCGACCTGCAGATCGTGGCGCGCGCCTCCGAGCCCGGTTCGCCGGAGCGCCTCGAGCGGGCCGGCGCGGACCGGGTGGTCTCGCCGTTCGTCACGAGCGGCCAGCACATGGCGAAGATGGCGATGCGGCCCGAGCTCGTCGACGTGCTCGGCGAGGAGGAAGAGGGCCGGCCCGCGCTGTCCGTCGAGGAGCGCGTGGTCGCGCACGGCTCCACCCTCGAGGGCCGCCCCGTCGCCGACGCGGGCGGACCGGTGCTCGCGGTACGCCGCGTGGGCGGTCAGGTGATCGCGAACCCGGCCGGCGACCTGCTCCTCGCCGAAGGCGACACGGTGCTCGTGCTCGCAGCCGAGCCGGCCTCGACGGGGCCCGCCTGA
- a CDS encoding VOC family protein — translation MIGEIDHVYYWVRDMEAAVAFYRDVLGLPLLRRDGDEWAEFDAGPIRVALHGGGEASPGNGTIVFRVADLDEVRIVLTGRGAHVDDHVGEVEGFARFATVRDPDGNPVQLIEYVA, via the coding sequence ATGATCGGCGAGATCGACCACGTCTACTACTGGGTGCGCGACATGGAGGCCGCGGTGGCGTTCTACCGCGACGTGCTCGGGCTTCCTCTCCTACGGCGAGACGGGGACGAGTGGGCCGAGTTCGACGCGGGACCGATCCGGGTGGCGTTGCACGGCGGTGGCGAGGCGTCACCCGGCAACGGCACGATCGTGTTCCGTGTCGCCGATCTCGACGAGGTGCGCATCGTGCTGACGGGCCGCGGCGCGCACGTCGACGATCACGTCGGGGAGGTCGAGGGGTTCGCCCGGTTCGCGACGGTGCGTGACCCCGACGGCAACCCGGTGCAGCTGATCGAGTACGTGGCATGA